The following coding sequences are from one Macaca mulatta isolate MMU2019108-1 chromosome 7, T2T-MMU8v2.0, whole genome shotgun sequence window:
- the ELL3 gene encoding RNA polymerase II elongation factor ELL3 isoform X3 — MEELQEPLSGQRRLCFTPAARTSLLLLRLNDAALRALQECQRQQVRPVIAFQGHRGYLRLPGPGWSCLFSFIVSQCCQEGAGGSLDLVCQRFVRSGSNRLHCLGSLRERLIIWAAMDSIPAPLSVQGHNLPEDARHPESWQNTGNYSEGDVVSQPQIALEEVSVSDPLASNQGQSLPGSSREHMAQWEVREPVQALPSSASRKRLDKKRSVPVATVELEEKRFRTLPLAPSPLQGLTNQDLQEGEDWEQEDKDEDMDPRLECSSSVQEDSESPSPEDVPDYLLQYRAIRSAEQQHAYERDFETDYAEYRILHARVGTASQRFIELGAEIKRVQRGTPEYKVLEDKIVQEYKKFRKRYPGYREEKRRCEYLHQKLSHIKGLILEFEEKNRGS, encoded by the exons ATGGAGGAGCTCCAGGAGCCTCTGAGTGGACAGCGCCGGCTCTGTTTCACGCCAGCTGCCCGGACCAGCCTCTTACTGCTCAGGCTCAACGACGCTGCGCTGCGGGCGCTGCAAGAGTGTCAGCGGCAACAG GTACGGCCGGTGATTGCCTTCCAAGGCCACCGAGGG TATCTGAGGCTCCCAGGCCCTGGCTGGtcctgcctcttctccttcaTAGTGTCCCAGTGTTGCCAGGAGGGCGCTGGTGGTAGCCTAGACCTTGTGTGCCAACGCTTCGTCAG GTCTGGGTCTAACCGCCTCCACTGCCTGGGCTCACTCAGGGAGCGCCTCATTATTTGGGCAGCCATGGATTCTATCCCAGCCCCATTATCAGTTCAGGGACACAACCTGCCTGAAGATGCCAGACATCCTGAGAGCTGGCAGAACACAGGAAACTATTCTGAAGGAGATGTAGTATCACAGCCACAGATAGCACTAGAGGAG GTGTCAGTGTCAGATCCACTGGCAAGCAACCAAGGACAGTCACTCCCAGGATCCTCAAGGGAGCACATGGCACAGTGGGAAGTGAG AGAACCTGTTCAAGCGCTGCCTTCCTCTGCCAGCCGGAAACGTCTGGACAAG AAACGTTCAGTGCCTGTGGCCACTGTAGAACTAGAAGAAAAGAGGTTCAGAACTCTGCCTTTAGCGCCAAGCCCCCTACAAGGCCTGACCAATCAGGATTTACAAGAGGGAGAAGATTGGGAGCAAGAAGATAAGGATGAAGACATGGACCCCAGATTAGAATGCAGTTCTTCAGTTCAAGAAG ATTCTGAATCCCCAAGCCCTGAAGATGTACCAGACTATCTCCT GCAATACAGGGCCATCCGCAGTGCAGAACAGCAACATGCCTATGAGCGGGACTTTGAGACAGATTATGCTGAATACCGCATCCTGCATGCCCGTGTTGGGACTGCAAGCCAAAGGTTCATAGAGCTGGGAGCAGAGATTAAAAGAGTTCAGCGAGGAACTCCGGAATATAAG GTGCTGGAAGACAAGATAGTCCAGGAATATAAAAAGTTCAGGAAG CGGTACCCAGGTTACAGAGAAGAAAAGCGTCGCTGTGAGTACCTTCACCAGAAATTGTCCCACATTAAAGGTCTCATCCTGGAGTTTGAGGAAAAGAACAGGGGCAGCTGA
- the ELL3 gene encoding RNA polymerase II elongation factor ELL3 isoform X2, whose amino-acid sequence MEELQEPLSGQRRLCFTPAARTSLLLLRLNDAALRALQECQRQQVRPVIAFQGHRGYLRLPGPGWSCLFSFIVSQCCQEGAGGSLDLVCQRFVRSGSNRLHCLGSLRERLIIWAAMDSIPAPLSVQGHNLPEDARHPESWQNTGNYSEGDVVSQPQIALEEVSVSDPLASNQGQSLPGSSREHMAQWEVRNQTHLPNREPVQALPSSASRKRLDKKRSVPVATVELEEKRFRTLPLAPSPLQGLTNQDLQEGEDWEQEDKDEDMDPRLECSSSVQEDSESPSPEDVPDYLLQYRAIRSAEQQHAYERDFETDYAEYRILHARVGTASQRFIELGAEIKRVQRGTPEYKVLEDKIVQEYKKFRKRYPGYREEKRRCEYLHQKLSHIKGLILEFEEKNRGS is encoded by the exons ATGGAGGAGCTCCAGGAGCCTCTGAGTGGACAGCGCCGGCTCTGTTTCACGCCAGCTGCCCGGACCAGCCTCTTACTGCTCAGGCTCAACGACGCTGCGCTGCGGGCGCTGCAAGAGTGTCAGCGGCAACAG GTACGGCCGGTGATTGCCTTCCAAGGCCACCGAGGG TATCTGAGGCTCCCAGGCCCTGGCTGGtcctgcctcttctccttcaTAGTGTCCCAGTGTTGCCAGGAGGGCGCTGGTGGTAGCCTAGACCTTGTGTGCCAACGCTTCGTCAG GTCTGGGTCTAACCGCCTCCACTGCCTGGGCTCACTCAGGGAGCGCCTCATTATTTGGGCAGCCATGGATTCTATCCCAGCCCCATTATCAGTTCAGGGACACAACCTGCCTGAAGATGCCAGACATCCTGAGAGCTGGCAGAACACAGGAAACTATTCTGAAGGAGATGTAGTATCACAGCCACAGATAGCACTAGAGGAG GTGTCAGTGTCAGATCCACTGGCAAGCAACCAAGGACAGTCACTCCCAGGATCCTCAAGGGAGCACATGGCACAGTGGGAAGTGAG AAACCAGACCCATCTTCCAAACAGAGAACCTGTTCAAGCGCTGCCTTCCTCTGCCAGCCGGAAACGTCTGGACAAG AAACGTTCAGTGCCTGTGGCCACTGTAGAACTAGAAGAAAAGAGGTTCAGAACTCTGCCTTTAGCGCCAAGCCCCCTACAAGGCCTGACCAATCAGGATTTACAAGAGGGAGAAGATTGGGAGCAAGAAGATAAGGATGAAGACATGGACCCCAGATTAGAATGCAGTTCTTCAGTTCAAGAAG ATTCTGAATCCCCAAGCCCTGAAGATGTACCAGACTATCTCCT GCAATACAGGGCCATCCGCAGTGCAGAACAGCAACATGCCTATGAGCGGGACTTTGAGACAGATTATGCTGAATACCGCATCCTGCATGCCCGTGTTGGGACTGCAAGCCAAAGGTTCATAGAGCTGGGAGCAGAGATTAAAAGAGTTCAGCGAGGAACTCCGGAATATAAG GTGCTGGAAGACAAGATAGTCCAGGAATATAAAAAGTTCAGGAAG CGGTACCCAGGTTACAGAGAAGAAAAGCGTCGCTGTGAGTACCTTCACCAGAAATTGTCCCACATTAAAGGTCTCATCCTGGAGTTTGAGGAAAAGAACAGGGGCAGCTGA
- the ELL3 gene encoding RNA polymerase II elongation factor ELL3 isoform X1 — translation MGRGGCWGCPRGLWLRGLCCFSLLGNSGPAAPGVLTSPVGPVLVLLRLAPGGVAAAGGGGADFMGLTVSFHLQYLRLPGPGWSCLFSFIVSQCCQEGAGGSLDLVCQRFVRSGSNRLHCLGSLRERLIIWAAMDSIPAPLSVQGHNLPEDARHPESWQNTGNYSEGDVVSQPQIALEEVSVSDPLASNQGQSLPGSSREHMAQWEVRNQTHLPNREPVQALPSSASRKRLDKKRSVPVATVELEEKRFRTLPLAPSPLQGLTNQDLQEGEDWEQEDKDEDMDPRLECSSSVQEDSESPSPEDVPDYLLQYRAIRSAEQQHAYERDFETDYAEYRILHARVGTASQRFIELGAEIKRVQRGTPEYKVLEDKIVQEYKKFRKRYPGYREEKRRCEYLHQKLSHIKGLILEFEEKNRGS, via the exons ATGGGGCGAGGAGGCTGCTGGGGTTGTCCCAGGGGGCTGTGGTTGAGGGGACTGTGCTGTTTCAGCCTCCTGGGGAACTCAGGCCCAGCTGCACCTGGTGTGCTAACGAGCCCTGTGGGACCCGTCTTAGTCTTACTTAGGCTGGCTCCCGGAGGAGTGGCGGCGGCAGGAGGGGGAGGGGCTGACTTCATGGGGCTTACCGTCTCCTTCCACCTCCAGTATCTGAGGCTCCCAGGCCCTGGCTGGtcctgcctcttctccttcaTAGTGTCCCAGTGTTGCCAGGAGGGCGCTGGTGGTAGCCTAGACCTTGTGTGCCAACGCTTCGTCAG GTCTGGGTCTAACCGCCTCCACTGCCTGGGCTCACTCAGGGAGCGCCTCATTATTTGGGCAGCCATGGATTCTATCCCAGCCCCATTATCAGTTCAGGGACACAACCTGCCTGAAGATGCCAGACATCCTGAGAGCTGGCAGAACACAGGAAACTATTCTGAAGGAGATGTAGTATCACAGCCACAGATAGCACTAGAGGAG GTGTCAGTGTCAGATCCACTGGCAAGCAACCAAGGACAGTCACTCCCAGGATCCTCAAGGGAGCACATGGCACAGTGGGAAGTGAG AAACCAGACCCATCTTCCAAACAGAGAACCTGTTCAAGCGCTGCCTTCCTCTGCCAGCCGGAAACGTCTGGACAAG AAACGTTCAGTGCCTGTGGCCACTGTAGAACTAGAAGAAAAGAGGTTCAGAACTCTGCCTTTAGCGCCAAGCCCCCTACAAGGCCTGACCAATCAGGATTTACAAGAGGGAGAAGATTGGGAGCAAGAAGATAAGGATGAAGACATGGACCCCAGATTAGAATGCAGTTCTTCAGTTCAAGAAG ATTCTGAATCCCCAAGCCCTGAAGATGTACCAGACTATCTCCT GCAATACAGGGCCATCCGCAGTGCAGAACAGCAACATGCCTATGAGCGGGACTTTGAGACAGATTATGCTGAATACCGCATCCTGCATGCCCGTGTTGGGACTGCAAGCCAAAGGTTCATAGAGCTGGGAGCAGAGATTAAAAGAGTTCAGCGAGGAACTCCGGAATATAAG GTGCTGGAAGACAAGATAGTCCAGGAATATAAAAAGTTCAGGAAG CGGTACCCAGGTTACAGAGAAGAAAAGCGTCGCTGTGAGTACCTTCACCAGAAATTGTCCCACATTAAAGGTCTCATCCTGGAGTTTGAGGAAAAGAACAGGGGCAGCTGA
- the SERF2 gene encoding small EDRK-rich factor 2 isoform X1, with product MTRGNQRELARQKNMKKQSDSVKGKRRDDGLSAAARKQSAPSSLPPGTRRSCSRSRKRQTRRRRNPSSFVASCPTLLPFACVPGASPTTLAFPPVVLTGPSTDGIPFALSLQRVPFVLPSPQVASLPLGHSRG from the exons ATGACCC GCGGTAACCAGCGTGAGCTCGCCCGCCAGAAGAATATGAAAAAGCAGAGCGACTCGGTTAAGGGAAAGCGCCGAGATGACGGGCTTTCTGCTGCCGCCCGCAAGCAGAG TGCCCCATCATCTCTACCCCCAGGGACTCGGAGATCATGCAGCAGAAGCAGAAAAAGGCAAACGAGAAGAAGGAGGAACCCAAGTAGCTTTGTGGCTTCGTGTCCAACCCTCTTGCCCTTCGCCTGTGTGCCTGGAGCCAGTCCCACCACGCTCGCGTTTCCTCCTGTAGTGCTCACAGGTCCCAGCACCGATGGCATTCCCTTTGCCCTGAGTCTGCAGCGGGTCCCTTTTGTGCTTCCTTCCCCTCAGGTAGCCTCTCTCCCCCTGGGCCACTCCCGGGGGTGA
- the SERF2 gene encoding small EDRK-rich factor 2 isoform X2 — translation MTRGNQRELARQKNMKKQSDSVKGKRRDDGLSAAARKQRDSEIMQQKQKKANEKKEEPK, via the exons ATGACCC GCGGTAACCAGCGTGAGCTCGCCCGCCAGAAGAATATGAAAAAGCAGAGCGACTCGGTTAAGGGAAAGCGCCGAGATGACGGGCTTTCTGCTGCCGCCCGCAAGCAGAG GGACTCGGAGATCATGCAGCAGAAGCAGAAAAAGGCAAACGAGAAGAAGGAGGAACCCAAGTAG
- the SERF2 gene encoding small EDRK-rich factor 2 isoform X3 — protein sequence MKKQSDSVKGKRRDDGLSAAARKQRDSEIMQQKQKKANEKKEEPK from the exons ATGAAAAAGCAGAGCGACTCGGTTAAGGGAAAGCGCCGAGATGACGGGCTTTCTGCTGCCGCCCGCAAGCAGAG GGACTCGGAGATCATGCAGCAGAAGCAGAAAAAGGCAAACGAGAAGAAGGAGGAACCCAAGTAG
- the SERINC4 gene encoding serine incorporator 4, producing the protein MVGAKAGLSPSTSLGLAQQRSGGSSVLVKSPFCQVCCCGPAPCASCCHSRWPSLTASTCSRLFYILLHVGASAICCLLLSRTVVERVWGKTHRIQMPSGLCAHLFGLSDCPVLSGSGAVYRVCAGTATFHLLQAVLLVHLHSPTSPRAQLHNSFWLLKLLFLLGLCALAFCIPDEHLFPAWHYIGICGGFAFILLQLVLITAFAHSWNKNWQTGAAQDCSWFLAVLLATLGFYSMAGVGAVLLFRYYTHPAGCLLNKMLLSLHLCFCGLISFLSIAPCIRLKQPRSGLLQASVISCYIMYLTFSALSSRPPERVILQGQNHTLCLPGLSKMEPQTPDTSLAMLSAGIMYACVLFACNEASYLAEVFGPLWIVKVYRYEFQKPSLCFCCPEIVEADEGQRGGAARPADQETPPAPSVQVQHLSYNYSAFHFVFFLASLYVMVTLTNWFSYEGAELEKTFIKGSWATFWVKVASCWACVLLYLGLLLAPLCRSPTQKPQPLLLRRRRHHRIISPDNKYPPV; encoded by the exons ATGGTGGGTGCCAAGGCCGGCCTCAGCCCCAGCACCTCCCTGGGCCTGGCACAGCAGCGCAGCGGAGGCAGCAGTGTCCTAGTGAAAAGCCCCTTCTGTCAG GTGTGCTGCTGTGGGCCTGCTCCTTGTGCCAGCTGCTGCCACTCTAGGTGGCCCTCTCTCACCGCATCCACTTGCAGCCGCCTGTTCTACATCCTCCTCCATGTGGGGGCCTCAGCAATCTGCTGCCTCCTGCTGTCAAGGACAGTAGTGGAAAGGGTGTGGGGCAAAACACACAGG aTCCAGATGCCCTCGGGGTTGTGTGCCCACCTGTTTGGCCTCTCTGACTGTCCAGTGCTCAGTGGCTCTGGGGCTGTGTACCGAGTATGTGCAGGAACCGCCACCTTCCACCTGCTGCAGGCTGTGTTGCTGGTCCACCTCCACTCCCCCACCAGCCCGCGGGCACAGCTGCATAATAG CTTCTGGCTCCTCAAGCTGCTGTTCCTGTTAGGTCTCTGTGCTCTTGCCTTCTGCATTCCTGATGAGCATCTCTTCCCAG CATGGCATTACATTGGCATCTGTGGAGGCTTTGCATTCATCCTACTGCAGTTGGTGCTTAttacagcttttgcccattcttgGAACAAGAACTG GCAGACAGGTGCAGCTCAAGACTGCAGCTGGTTCCTGGCTGTCCTGCTGGCCACCCTAGGATTCTACAGCATGGCAGGTGTGGGAGCTGTGCTCCTATTCCGCTACTATACACACCCAGCTGGCTGCCTGCTCAACAAGATGCTCCTCAGTCTGCACCTTTGCTTCTGTGGCCTCATCTCCTTCCTCTCCATCGCTCCTTGCATCCGCCTCA AGCAACCCCGCTCTGGCCTTCTACAAGCTTCTGTCATCAGCTGCTACATCATGTATCTGACTTTCTCTGCGCTGTCCAGCCGTCCTCCAGAGAGAG TAATCCTTCAAGGACAGAATCACACCCTGTGCCTCCCTGGCCTGAGTAAAATGGAACCCCAAACACCAGATACCTCTCTAGCAATGCTGAGTGCTGGCATCATGTATGCTTGTGTGCTTTTTGCTTG CAATGAGGCCTCCTACCTGGCTGAGGTATTTGGACCCTTGTGGATTGTCAAGGTTTACCGCTATGAGTTTCAG AAGCCCTCACTGTGTTTCTGCTGCCCTGAAATAGTGGAGGCAGACGAAG GGCAAAGGGGTGGTGCTGCTAGGCCAGCTGACCAAGAGACCCCTCCAGCTCCTTCAGTCCAAGTCCAGCATCTTTCCTACAACTATTCTGCCTTCCATTTCGTCTTCTTCCTTGCCTCACTCTATGTCATGGTTACCCTTACCAACTGGTTCAG CTATGAGGGAGCAGAACTGGAAAAGACCTTCATCAAGGGTAGCTGGGCCACCTTCTGGGTCAAAGTTGCCTCATGCTGGGCCTGCGTACTCCTCTATCTGGGGCTGTTACTGGCACCACTCTGTCGGTCCCCCACCCAGAAACCCCAGCCCCTTCTCTTGAGGCGCCGCCGCCACCACCGCATCATATCCCCAGATAACAAATATCCTCCAGTCTAA
- the HYPK gene encoding huntingtin-interacting protein K, with protein MRRRGEIDMATEGDVELELETETSGPERPPEKPRKHDSGAADLERVTDYAEEKEIQSSNLETAMSVIGDRRSREQKAKQEREKELAKVTIKKEDLELIMTEMEISRAAAERSLREHMGNVVEALIALTN; from the exons ATGCGGCGGCGTGGTGAGATAGATATGGCGACTGAGGGGGATGTGGAGCTGGAGTTAGAGACTGAGACCAGTGGACCAGAGCGGCCTCCCGAGAAGCCACGGAAGCATGACAGCGGTGCTGCGGACTTGGAGCGGGTCACCGACTATGCGGAGGAGAAGGAGATCCAGAGTTCCAATCTGGAGACG GCCATGTCTGTGATTGGAGACAGAAGGTCCCGGGAGCAGAAAGCCAAACAGGAGCG GGAGAAAGAACTGGCAAAAGTCACTATCAAGAAGGAAGATCTGGAGCTGATA ATGACCGAGATGGAGATATCTCGAGCAGCAGCAGAACGCAGCTTACGGGAACACATGGGCAACGTGGTAGAGGCGCTTATTGCCCTAACCAACTGA
- the HYPK gene encoding huntingtin-interacting protein K isoform X1, translated as MRRRGEIDMATEGDVELELETETSGPERPPEKPRKHDSGAADLERVTDYAEEKEIQSSNLETGERTGKSHYQEGRSGADSE; from the exons ATGCGGCGGCGTGGTGAGATAGATATGGCGACTGAGGGGGATGTGGAGCTGGAGTTAGAGACTGAGACCAGTGGACCAGAGCGGCCTCCCGAGAAGCCACGGAAGCATGACAGCGGTGCTGCGGACTTGGAGCGGGTCACCGACTATGCGGAGGAGAAGGAGATCCAGAGTTCCAATCTGGAGACG GGAGAAAGAACTGGCAAAAGTCACTATCAAGAAGGAAGATCTGGAGCTGATAGTGAGTAG